A DNA window from Streptomyces sp. B21-083 contains the following coding sequences:
- a CDS encoding putative cobaltochelatase: protein MSTPFPFTAVVGQDDLRLALLLNAVSPAVGGVLVRGEKGTAKSTAVRALSVLLPGVDVVAGCRFSCDPGAPDPVCPDGPHEGGAYESRAARMVELPVGASEDRLVGALDIERALSEGVKSFEPGLLADAHRGILYVDEVNLLHDHLVDLLLDAAAMGASYVEREGVSVRHAAKFLLVGTMNPEEGELRPQLLDRFGLTVEVAASREPDQRVEVVRRRLAYDDDPAGFAARWADEETAVRARIVAARELLPSVRLGDGALRQIAATCAAFEVDGMRADIVMARTAVALAAWAGRTDVLAEDVRQAALLALPHRRRRNPFDAPGLDENKLDETLEEFGGQGSGEGEGDDEDPDPDPGSDGPGGGGGQAPESDGPQGDDAGARPEAGEGGEPQPSGPGSGEQQPVRAAEPFRTKVLSVPGVGEGAAGRRSRARTERGRTTGSRRPQGALTKLHLAATVQAAAPHQRARGRVGRGLVVRRDDLRQATREGREGNLVLFVVDASGSMAARQRMSAVKGAVLSLLLDAYQRRDKVGLVTFRGAGAEVALPPTSSVDAAAARLESLPTGGRTPLGAGLLKAHDVLRVERLRDPARRALVVVVTDGRATGGPEPVALGARAARLFAAEGIASVVVDCESGVVRLGLAAQLAGDLAGTAVTLDELRADSIAGLVRDVQGDRYSNRRAA, encoded by the coding sequence GTGAGTACCCCCTTTCCGTTCACGGCCGTCGTCGGCCAGGACGATCTGCGGCTCGCGCTGCTGCTGAACGCGGTCTCCCCGGCGGTGGGCGGCGTCCTCGTGCGCGGCGAGAAGGGCACCGCCAAGTCCACCGCCGTGCGTGCCCTTTCGGTGCTGTTGCCCGGGGTCGACGTCGTCGCCGGGTGTCGGTTCTCGTGTGATCCGGGGGCGCCCGATCCGGTCTGCCCGGACGGGCCGCACGAGGGCGGGGCCTACGAGTCCCGGGCTGCCCGGATGGTCGAACTGCCCGTCGGTGCCTCCGAGGACCGGCTCGTCGGGGCCCTCGACATCGAGCGGGCGCTCTCGGAGGGCGTGAAGTCCTTCGAGCCCGGGCTGCTCGCCGACGCGCATCGCGGGATCCTGTACGTCGACGAAGTCAACTTGTTGCACGACCACTTGGTCGACCTCTTGCTGGACGCCGCCGCGATGGGCGCCTCCTACGTCGAACGCGAGGGTGTCTCCGTACGGCATGCGGCGAAGTTCCTGCTCGTCGGGACCATGAACCCGGAGGAGGGTGAGCTGCGACCCCAACTCCTCGACCGGTTCGGGCTGACCGTCGAGGTCGCGGCCTCGCGGGAGCCCGATCAGCGGGTGGAGGTCGTGCGGCGGCGGCTGGCGTACGACGACGATCCCGCCGGGTTCGCCGCTCGGTGGGCCGACGAGGAGACCGCCGTACGAGCCCGGATCGTCGCCGCGCGGGAGTTGTTGCCGTCGGTGCGGCTGGGCGACGGGGCGCTCAGGCAGATCGCCGCGACCTGTGCCGCCTTCGAGGTGGACGGGATGCGCGCCGACATCGTGATGGCGCGGACGGCTGTCGCGCTGGCCGCCTGGGCCGGGCGTACCGACGTGCTCGCGGAGGATGTTCGACAGGCCGCGCTGCTCGCTCTGCCTCATCGACGGCGGCGAAATCCCTTTGACGCGCCCGGGCTTGACGAGAACAAGCTCGACGAGACGTTGGAGGAGTTCGGCGGGCAGGGGTCGGGGGAAGGCGAGGGTGACGACGAGGATCCTGATCCTGATCCCGGGTCGGACGGGCCCGGAGGTGGCGGTGGCCAGGCCCCTGAGTCCGACGGGCCTCAGGGGGATGACGCCGGCGCGCGGCCCGAGGCCGGGGAGGGCGGGGAGCCGCAGCCGTCGGGGCCCGGTTCCGGCGAGCAGCAGCCCGTACGGGCGGCCGAGCCCTTCCGTACCAAGGTGCTGAGTGTGCCCGGTGTGGGCGAGGGCGCTGCCGGGCGGCGTTCGCGGGCGCGTACCGAGCGGGGGCGGACCACGGGGTCCCGACGGCCTCAAGGGGCGCTCACCAAGCTGCACTTGGCGGCCACCGTGCAGGCCGCCGCGCCGCATCAGCGGGCGCGGGGGCGGGTCGGGCGCGGTCTGGTCGTGCGGCGGGACGATCTGCGGCAGGCCACCCGGGAGGGGCGCGAGGGGAATCTGGTCCTGTTCGTCGTCGATGCCTCCGGGTCGATGGCGGCCCGGCAGCGGATGAGTGCTGTCAAAGGGGCTGTGCTGTCGTTGTTGCTCGACGCGTATCAGCGGCGGGACAAGGTGGGGCTCGTGACGTTTCGCGGGGCGGGTGCCGAGGTCGCGTTGCCGCCCACCTCGTCCGTCGACGCTGCCGCGGCTCGGCTGGAGTCGTTGCCCACCGGTGGGCGGACGCCGCTCGGGGCCGGGCTGCTCAAGGCGCATGACGTGCTGCGGGTCGAGCGGCTCCGGGATCCGGCGCGGCGGGCGCTCGTCGTGGTCGTGACGGACGGGCGGGCCACCGGAGGACCCGAGCCGGTCGCGCTCGGGGCACGGGCGGCCCGGTTGTTCGCGGCCGAGGGGATCGCCTCGGTCGTCGTCGACTGTGAGTCGGGGGTCGTGCGGCTCGGGTTGGCCGCTCAGCTCGCCGGCGACCTGGCGGGTACCGCCGTGACGCTGGATGAGCTGCGGGCCGACTCGATCGCCGGGTTGGTCAGGGACGTACAGGGCGACAGGTACAGCAACAGGAGGGCCGCGTAA